Proteins from a single region of Scytonema millei VB511283:
- a CDS encoding homogentisate 1,2-dioxygenase, translating to MTYYYYLGNISHKRHTQFRQLDGSLYHEESIGLRGFSGVQSLLYHLYPPTQIQKIWIEGNVEIPYEDQSPLHHRHLRTATMTAKGDAVESRLPLMANADICISVACPTRPMQYWYRFAWGDEVIFIHDGSGILETQFGNLFYRPGDYLVIPTGVLWRILPDAAVEQRMLVVEAYGHIEPPARYLNRYGQFLEHSPYCERDIRPPNQLIVHDEEGEFEVRVKAGNQITSYLYHHHPLDVVGWDGHLWPYAFNIEDFEPITGRVHQPPPVHQTFEAPGFVLCSFVPRLFDYHPLAIPAPYNHSNVDSDEVIYYVEGKFMSRKGIERASITIHPRGIPHGPHPGMYEGSIGKERTDELAVMIDTFRPLKLTQHALKFEDKDYSYSW from the coding sequence ATGACTTACTACTATTATTTGGGGAACATTTCCCACAAACGACACACTCAATTTCGTCAACTAGATGGCTCTCTGTATCACGAAGAATCAATCGGGCTTCGCGGCTTCTCAGGCGTGCAATCTTTGCTCTACCACCTGTATCCACCCACGCAAATTCAAAAAATTTGGATCGAGGGCAATGTAGAAATTCCCTACGAAGACCAAAGCCCCTTGCATCACCGCCACCTACGCACCGCAACTATGACAGCGAAAGGCGATGCTGTGGAATCGCGCCTCCCCTTGATGGCAAATGCAGACATATGCATATCAGTCGCTTGTCCAACGCGACCTATGCAGTATTGGTATCGATTCGCCTGGGGTGATGAAGTCATTTTCATCCACGACGGGAGCGGCATATTAGAAACTCAGTTTGGCAATCTCTTCTACCGACCTGGCGATTACTTGGTGATTCCCACGGGAGTTCTTTGGCGTATCCTCCCTGATGCAGCAGTCGAGCAGCGCATGTTGGTTGTAGAAGCTTACGGACACATTGAGCCACCAGCGCGTTATCTCAATCGCTACGGTCAATTTCTCGAACACTCCCCCTACTGCGAGCGCGATATTCGTCCGCCCAACCAACTAATCGTCCATGACGAGGAAGGAGAATTTGAGGTTCGAGTCAAAGCCGGAAACCAGATTACTAGCTACCTCTATCACCATCATCCCTTAGACGTTGTGGGATGGGATGGGCATCTCTGGCCCTATGCCTTCAACATTGAAGATTTCGAGCCGATTACAGGTCGGGTTCACCAACCGCCCCCAGTGCATCAAACGTTTGAAGCCCCCGGATTTGTTTTGTGTTCCTTCGTACCGCGTCTGTTTGATTATCATCCTTTAGCAATTCCGGCTCCATACAACCATTCCAACGTCGATTCAGATGAGGTGATTTACTACGTTGAAGGGAAATTTATGTCGCGCAAAGGAATTGAACGGGCATCAATAACCATTCATCCCAGGGGTATTCCCCACGGTCCTCATCCAGGCATGTACGAAGGGTCAATTGGGAAAGAACGGACTGACGAACTCGCTGTGATGATTGACACCTTTCGTCCGCTGAAGCTGACGCAGCACGCTCTTAAATTTGAGGACAAAGACTATTCATATAGTTGGTAG
- a CDS encoding NB-ARC domain-containing protein → MNLNKLRRKRGIVLTREGWQKFQNAKLELEFHEKYGEKFTLEELSGRTQLTTATLAKILTREEGVDKRTLINLFAAFNLELNTSDYSQPSLDAKQPECAIAFTHQDWGDVIDVSIFYGRAAELATLEQWTIESRCRVVTLLGVGGIGKSTLAAKLAEQVKDKFEFFLWRSLSNAPSLKDLLDSLLQFFSNEQQVETALPDNNSRRLSQLIDYLQKYRCLLLLDNTETIMQCGVQTGRYCQGCEDYGQLFKRLGEVPHQSCVLLTSREKPKELALLEGEALPVRSLQLSGLSKLEVEKIFRLKGISGSDKEWQALAARYAGNPLALKIVATTIGDIFNGSILEFLQQTNTVFGELRELLEQQVERLSDIEKELIYWLVINREPVSILQLQNDIFSQLTLTNLLEALESLRRRSLVEKSAALFTLQPVVMEYVTAQLMGLICAEIVNQKIVILRKIALLKVQSQERVKAVQISCLIEPILEELLTIFRTKSQIKQQLSQLLAKLRVESPHEQGYTAGNLLNLLCYLQTDLTNYDFSHLNIWQADLRQRTLHNVNFAYADLSKSIFTKSFSNISAIAFSDDGKVLAVSDARGDICLWREFVDGEQILTLQGHTNWVQAIAFCPDREIVGSASTDQTLRLWNISTGECLRTWQGHSERINSVAFSPQGHAIASSSDDRTVKLWDTSTGECMRTMQGHTDWVFSVTFSPQGHILVSGGRDRTIRCWDVNTGRIVQTLQGHTGCIRTVAFCPDGQTFASSSDDCTVKIWDASTGKCCQTLHGHTGWVLSVCYSPDGQILASSSSDSTIRLWRAVTGECIKVLSGHTGAIQSATFSPDGNTLASSCDGQTAMLWDVSTGEALRTARGYHDGVWSVVFSPDGKTIATSDNNQKVKLWDTSTGQCRKALQGHTGWIRTVTFSPDGQTFASGCDDRTVKIWHTNNGRCCQTLEGHASWVKSITFNPQGNVLASGSDDRTVRLWNLSTGQCVNVLEHTHGVWSVAFSPQGKILATGCDDQKLWLWDCSTGECDKILQGHAGWILSVIFLPIPLNPLEKGGEEGILASGSKDKTVRLWDVSTGQCLKILAGHTGWVTSVACSAQAPVANSRDSPNLLASGSTDATVKLWNVSTGQCVKTFQGHTHWIRSVAFCPQGKILASSSEDETVKLWDISTGECIRTLRSKKPYEGMNVTGVTGLTVAAIASLKALGAVEHPEE, encoded by the coding sequence ATGAACTTAAACAAGCTAAGGCGTAAGCGAGGGATCGTTTTAACTCGTGAAGGATGGCAAAAGTTTCAGAACGCAAAACTAGAGTTAGAGTTTCATGAAAAGTATGGGGAAAAATTTACACTAGAAGAATTAAGCGGACGCACTCAATTAACAACTGCTACCCTCGCCAAAATACTAACTCGTGAAGAAGGGGTTGACAAGCGAACCCTAATTAATTTATTCGCAGCATTTAATTTAGAGCTGAATACAAGTGACTATTCACAGCCTAGCCTAGATGCAAAGCAACCAGAATGCGCGATCGCATTTACACATCAAGACTGGGGGGATGTTATTGATGTATCCATATTCTACGGACGTGCGGCAGAACTCGCTACGTTAGAGCAATGGACTATCGAAAGTCGCTGCCGAGTCGTAACGCTGTTGGGTGTGGGAGGTATTGGTAAATCGACTCTAGCTGCTAAGTTAGCAGAACAAGTTAAGGATAAATTCGAGTTTTTTCTTTGGAGATCTTTGTCCAATGCTCCATCACTCAAAGATCTTCTCGATAGCTTGCTACAATTTTTCTCTAACGAGCAGCAGGTTGAAACCGCTTTGCCAGACAATAATAGTCGGAGATTGTCGCAACTGATCGATTATTTACAAAAATACAGATGTTTACTATTACTCGATAACACTGAAACAATTATGCAATGTGGCGTTCAAACTGGGCGCTACTGTCAGGGATGTGAAGATTACGGTCAGCTTTTCAAACGGTTGGGAGAAGTTCCCCATCAAAGCTGCGTGCTACTTACTAGTAGGGAAAAACCTAAAGAATTAGCCTTATTAGAAGGAGAAGCACTACCTGTTCGATCGCTACAACTGAGTGGTTTAAGTAAGTTAGAAGTAGAAAAAATCTTTCGCCTCAAAGGAATCTCCGGTTCTGACAAAGAATGGCAAGCATTAGCCGCTCGCTATGCAGGCAATCCATTAGCATTAAAAATTGTTGCTACGACTATTGGAGATATTTTTAATGGTAGCATATTGGAATTTCTGCAACAAACTAATACAGTATTTGGCGAACTACGCGAACTTTTAGAACAACAAGTTGAACGGTTATCAGATATAGAGAAAGAGTTAATATATTGGCTAGTCATCAATCGAGAGCCAGTTTCGATATTGCAATTGCAAAATGATATTTTCTCTCAGTTAACATTGACAAACTTGTTAGAGGCTTTGGAGTCGTTAAGGAGGCGATCGCTGGTTGAGAAAAGTGCGGCGCTTTTCACCCTCCAGCCTGTAGTTATGGAGTATGTGACGGCTCAATTGATGGGATTAATTTGTGCAGAAATAGTCAATCAAAAGATCGTCATTCTGAGAAAGATAGCTTTATTAAAAGTCCAGAGTCAAGAGCGGGTAAAAGCTGTTCAAATCAGCTGTTTGATCGAGCCAATTCTAGAAGAACTACTGACTATTTTTAGAACCAAAAGCCAGATTAAGCAACAGCTATCTCAACTTTTAGCTAAATTAAGAGTAGAATCTCCCCACGAACAGGGATATACGGCGGGAAATTTGCTCAATCTACTTTGTTATCTCCAGACAGATTTAACGAATTATGACTTTTCTCATCTGAATATTTGGCAAGCCGATCTGCGCCAACGCACCTTACACAATGTAAATTTTGCCTACGCCGATCTCTCCAAATCTATATTTACTAAATCCTTTAGTAATATTTCCGCGATCGCCTTTAGTGACGATGGTAAAGTTTTGGCTGTGAGTGACGCTAGAGGCGATATTTGCTTATGGCGAGAATTTGTCGATGGCGAACAAATTTTAACCTTGCAAGGACATACAAATTGGGTACAAGCGATCGCCTTTTGTCCCGATCGGGAGATCGTTGGTAGTGCTAGTACTGACCAAACTTTAAGATTGTGGAATATCAGCACTGGTGAATGTCTGAGAACTTGGCAGGGGCATTCTGAAAGAATAAACTCAGTAGCATTTAGTCCTCAAGGTCATGCGATCGCTAGTAGTAGCGACGATCGCACGGTAAAGTTGTGGGATACCAGCACTGGTGAATGTATGAGAACAATGCAAGGACATACAGACTGGGTGTTTTCAGTCACATTTAGTCCTCAAGGTCATATCTTGGTCAGTGGTGGCAGAGATCGCACGATTCGCTGTTGGGATGTCAATACTGGTCGAATTGTGCAAACTCTACAGGGGCATACTGGTTGTATCCGCACAGTTGCTTTCTGTCCTGATGGACAAACTTTTGCCAGTAGCAGCGACGATTGCACGGTGAAAATTTGGGATGCGAGTACTGGGAAATGTTGCCAAACCTTGCACGGACATACAGGTTGGGTGTTGTCAGTATGCTATAGCCCAGATGGACAAATTCTGGCTAGCAGTAGTAGCGATAGCACCATTAGATTGTGGCGTGCTGTCACTGGTGAGTGTATCAAAGTTTTGTCAGGACATACTGGAGCAATTCAGTCAGCGACTTTTAGTCCCGATGGTAACACTCTAGCCAGTAGCTGTGATGGTCAAACAGCTATGTTATGGGATGTTAGCACTGGAGAAGCCTTGAGAACTGCACGAGGATATCACGACGGTGTATGGTCGGTAGTCTTTAGTCCCGATGGTAAAACTATAGCGACTAGCGACAATAACCAGAAGGTGAAGCTGTGGGATACTAGCACTGGTCAATGTCGCAAAGCTTTGCAAGGACATACGGGTTGGATCAGAACAGTTACCTTTAGTCCCGATGGACAAACTTTTGCTAGTGGTTGTGACGATCGGACAGTAAAAATCTGGCATACCAACAATGGGCGTTGCTGCCAAACTTTGGAAGGTCATGCTAGCTGGGTAAAATCAATTACCTTCAATCCTCAAGGAAACGTTTTAGCTAGTGGTAGTGACGATCGGACAGTGCGGCTATGGAATCTTAGCACTGGACAATGCGTTAATGTTTTGGAACACACTCATGGAGTGTGGTCTGTTGCCTTTAGTCCTCAAGGTAAAATCTTAGCCACTGGCTGCGATGACCAAAAATTGTGGTTGTGGGATTGTAGCACTGGCGAATGCGACAAGATTCTCCAAGGTCATGCGGGTTGGATATTGTCAGTAATTTTCTTACCGATCCCCCTAAATCCCCTTGAAAAGGGGGGCGAAGAGGGAATCTTGGCTAGTGGCAGTAAAGATAAAACCGTGCGGTTATGGGATGTTAGCACTGGTCAGTGTCTCAAAATTTTAGCGGGACATACAGGTTGGGTAACATCAGTTGCCTGTTCTGCGCAAGCACCTGTGGCAAATAGTCGAGATAGCCCAAATTTGTTGGCTAGTGGTAGCACTGACGCAACTGTCAAATTATGGAATGTCAGCACTGGTCAATGTGTCAAAACTTTTCAGGGACACACTCACTGGATTCGGTCAGTTGCTTTCTGCCCTCAAGGTAAAATTCTGGCTAGTAGTAGCGAAGACGAGACAGTTAAGCTGTGGGATATTTCGACTGGTGAGTGCATCAGGACTCTTAGGAGTAAAAAGCCTTACGAAGGCATGAACGTTACTGGCGTTACAGGTTTAACAGTAGCAGCGATCGCCTCTTTAAAAGCTTTAGGCGCAGTTGAGCATCCAGAAGAATAG
- a CDS encoding geranylgeranylglycerol-phosphate geranylgeranyltransferase, with protein sequence MASISSFPNIGTISSIRAFVELFRLSSGILAALAGCATIYALDATVARPQYLLTAIVLICMTSAACAINDYWDLAKDRINHPDRPLPSGRLSMQQAWWAAAILFGCAAIAAIPLGFSPFVLVAVSTVLLWNYSHLVAYNGIFGNIIVAATIAALIFLGSLVTHRPLAMLYPMGFLFCYALAKEIVWDVHDAEGDRIQGIVTVTNRWGDRVAFAIAWGLLGVLMGSIPVALRLLSMVHPLLFATFSAIALLSLGMALAHYQQQRSESAYQQFNFWERLGTAFGVIALLGTA encoded by the coding sequence ATGGCTAGCATATCTTCCTTTCCCAATATTGGCACGATAAGCTCGATCCGAGCCTTTGTCGAGCTTTTTCGGCTGTCATCTGGTATCCTTGCAGCTTTAGCAGGCTGTGCCACAATCTATGCTCTCGATGCCACAGTTGCACGACCACAATATCTGCTGACGGCAATTGTTTTAATTTGCATGACCTCTGCTGCTTGTGCCATCAATGACTACTGGGATTTAGCTAAAGACCGCATCAATCACCCCGATCGCCCTTTGCCTTCCGGTCGTCTTTCAATGCAACAGGCTTGGTGGGCGGCGGCAATTCTGTTTGGCTGTGCCGCGATCGCTGCTATCCCTTTAGGTTTTTCTCCCTTCGTTTTAGTCGCTGTCAGTACTGTTTTGCTTTGGAATTACTCGCATTTAGTAGCATATAATGGTATTTTTGGCAACATAATCGTAGCTGCAACTATTGCGGCTTTGATTTTCCTGGGTAGTCTAGTTACCCACCGACCATTGGCGATGCTCTATCCGATGGGGTTTTTATTCTGCTATGCCTTGGCTAAAGAAATCGTCTGGGACGTGCATGATGCGGAGGGCGATCGCATTCAAGGGATTGTCACGGTTACAAATCGGTGGGGAGATCGAGTGGCTTTCGCGATCGCTTGGGGTTTGCTGGGGGTGTTGATGGGTTCTATACCCGTGGCGCTTCGCCTCCTGTCGATGGTGCATCCCCTTTTGTTCGCGACGTTTTCGGCGATCGCCTTATTGAGTTTGGGAATGGCGCTGGCGCACTACCAACAGCAACGTAGCGAGAGCGCTTACCAACAATTTAACTTCTGGGAGCGTTTAGGTACAGCATTTGGAGTCATCGCCCTGTTAGGTACTGCCTGA
- a CDS encoding AMP-binding protein yields MKQLSLEQIVNCGVERETAIAILPQVERWLAALPAMKCWQQLTRHVLKPDCPFALHELLYETTFSDWDASRKPAPAWFPSQEEIESTNIAAFMHQLQIASYREFHAWSVQNRDRFWEVTIERLGIRFRQKYTQIVDLSRGVEFPQWLVGARFNITESCFQAPEDSPAIIFQQDGGLLSTMTYGELHALTNRVANGLVDLGFRPGDAIAIAMPMTAESVAIYLGIIKAGCVVVSIADSFAANEIAIRLRITQAKAIFTQDYIQRSGKQLPLYAKVIDADAPKAVVLSSNSSVSMKLRSGDLAWQEFLSSKARFDGVATTPEAYTNILFSSGTTGEPKAIPWTQTTPIKCAVDGHLHQDIHPGDVVAWSTNLGWMMGPWLIYASLINRATIALYYDAPTERGFGQFVQAARVNMLGVVPSLVSIWKTAVCMHGLDWSAIKAFSSTGECSNPQDMLFLMSLAGYKPIIEYCGGTEIGGAYMTGTLVQPVAPATFTTPALGLDFVILDEGDRPTNKGELFIIPPSIGLSTALLNKDHHHVYFADTPSLSSGVRAGLPDQLVGQPVTPQENPPLLPSGVRAGLPDQLVGQQISFQENPPLLSLRRHGDWIECLPNGYYRACGRVDDTMNLGGIKVSAAEIEQVVNSVSGIYQTAAIAVSPPEGGPSQLVIFAVVAPDRQQDKATLKTQLQKAIALQLNPLFKIYDLAIVDALPRTASNKVMRRALRDRYQASSTNIFHK; encoded by the coding sequence GTGAAGCAATTATCGTTGGAGCAAATAGTTAATTGTGGGGTCGAGCGAGAGACGGCGATCGCAATTCTACCGCAAGTCGAGCGGTGGCTGGCTGCCTTACCTGCCATGAAGTGCTGGCAGCAGCTAACTCGTCACGTCCTCAAGCCCGATTGCCCCTTTGCATTGCACGAACTCCTTTACGAAACTACCTTCTCCGACTGGGACGCATCCCGGAAACCTGCTCCTGCTTGGTTTCCCTCTCAAGAAGAAATTGAGTCTACCAATATCGCTGCTTTCATGCATCAGTTGCAAATTGCCTCCTATCGAGAATTTCATGCTTGGTCGGTGCAGAATCGCGATCGATTTTGGGAGGTGACGATCGAACGATTGGGTATTCGTTTCCGGCAGAAATACACTCAAATTGTCGATCTTTCACGGGGGGTAGAATTTCCTCAATGGCTAGTGGGCGCTCGTTTTAATATTACTGAAAGCTGTTTTCAAGCACCTGAAGATTCCCCTGCGATTATTTTTCAACAGGACGGCGGTTTGCTTTCCACCATGACTTATGGAGAGCTGCACGCCTTGACCAATAGAGTTGCTAATGGGCTTGTGGACTTGGGCTTTCGTCCTGGGGATGCGATCGCGATCGCCATGCCCATGACTGCGGAATCTGTAGCGATTTACCTGGGAATTATCAAAGCTGGTTGCGTGGTGGTTTCCATCGCTGATAGTTTTGCTGCTAACGAGATCGCCATCAGATTGCGTATAACTCAGGCAAAGGCAATTTTTACCCAAGACTATATTCAGCGTAGTGGTAAACAGTTACCCCTCTATGCCAAAGTTATCGATGCCGATGCCCCTAAAGCAGTCGTGTTGTCGTCCAATTCCTCCGTGTCTATGAAACTGCGTTCTGGCGATTTAGCTTGGCAGGAATTTCTCAGCTCAAAGGCACGATTCGATGGTGTCGCTACCACACCGGAAGCTTATACTAATATCTTATTTTCCTCTGGCACTACAGGAGAACCCAAAGCTATTCCTTGGACTCAAACTACACCGATCAAATGTGCAGTTGACGGACATTTGCACCAGGATATTCACCCGGGAGATGTCGTAGCTTGGTCAACCAATCTAGGATGGATGATGGGACCTTGGCTGATTTATGCCAGTTTAATTAATCGGGCAACTATTGCTCTCTACTACGACGCACCCACCGAGCGAGGATTCGGTCAATTTGTTCAAGCGGCACGGGTGAATATGTTGGGGGTAGTACCAAGTCTAGTCAGCATTTGGAAAACAGCTGTTTGTATGCATGGGCTTGATTGGAGTGCGATTAAAGCATTCAGCTCGACGGGCGAATGTTCTAATCCACAGGACATGCTATTTTTGATGTCTCTAGCGGGATACAAGCCAATTATTGAATACTGTGGTGGGACTGAAATTGGTGGAGCTTATATGACTGGGACGCTGGTACAGCCTGTGGCTCCTGCAACTTTCACAACTCCTGCATTAGGGTTAGATTTTGTCATTCTCGATGAAGGCGATCGCCCTACCAACAAAGGCGAGTTGTTTATTATCCCCCCCTCAATTGGACTTTCTACCGCATTACTCAACAAAGATCATCACCACGTCTATTTCGCTGATACTCCTTCTCTCTCGTCTGGTGTCAGGGCGGGTTTACCAGACCAACTTGTGGGTCAACCAGTCACCCCCCAAGAAAACCCGCCCCTACTTCCGTCTGGTGTCAGGGCGGGTTTACCAGACCAACTTGTGGGTCAACAAATATCTTTCCAAGAAAACCCGCCCCTACTCTCCCTGCGTCGTCATGGAGACTGGATCGAATGTCTACCCAATGGATACTATCGCGCTTGCGGTCGCGTTGATGACACGATGAATTTGGGAGGCATCAAAGTCAGTGCAGCTGAAATCGAGCAAGTTGTCAATTCTGTATCCGGAATTTATCAAACTGCCGCGATCGCTGTCTCTCCTCCAGAAGGGGGTCCTAGCCAGTTGGTAATTTTTGCGGTGGTTGCACCAGATCGACAGCAGGATAAAGCAACGCTCAAAACCCAGTTACAAAAGGCGATCGCTTTGCAGCTCAATCCTCTGTTCAAGATTTACGATCTGGCGATCGTTGATGCTTTACCTCGCACTGCCTCAAATAAAGTGATGCGCCGTGCCTTGCGCGATCGCTATCAAGCCTCTAGCACAAACATATTTCACAAATGA
- a CDS encoding 2-hydroxyacid dehydrogenase: MAKFKVFVTRRLPIALDRLYQIADVEVWLKRQPPPDDVLLEKIGAIDGLLCLLTDRIDRHLIEAGTSLKVISQMAVGYDNIDISTATARQLPVGHTPDVLTDATADFAWTLLMAAARRVVEADRFVRAGEWQTWEPDLLLGANIAGATLGIVGLGRIGQAVARRAKGFDMRILYADRQRSQIEDSLGAECVTFDRLLQESDFVTIHAPLTEDTDRLFSHSQFQCMKRSAILINTARGQIVDSEALYQALKERQIAAAALDVTDPEPIPPQSLLLTLDNLIITPHIASAGRPTREKMASMAIANLVAGLRGDRLPHCVNPEVYQ, encoded by the coding sequence ATGGCTAAATTCAAAGTTTTTGTGACTCGTCGCCTGCCGATCGCCTTAGATCGACTTTACCAAATTGCTGATGTCGAAGTTTGGTTAAAGCGCCAACCACCCCCTGATGACGTGTTACTGGAAAAGATCGGTGCGATCGATGGCTTGCTGTGCCTGCTTACCGACCGAATCGATCGGCACTTAATCGAGGCAGGAACGTCACTCAAGGTCATCAGCCAAATGGCAGTTGGCTACGATAACATTGACATCTCGACTGCGACTGCCAGACAGCTTCCCGTAGGTCACACGCCTGATGTTTTGACAGATGCCACCGCAGACTTTGCTTGGACGTTGTTGATGGCAGCAGCACGGCGAGTTGTAGAGGCAGATCGGTTCGTGCGTGCGGGTGAGTGGCAGACTTGGGAACCGGACTTGTTGCTAGGAGCGAATATTGCCGGAGCCACTCTAGGTATCGTTGGTTTGGGGCGGATCGGTCAAGCAGTAGCTCGCCGTGCCAAAGGGTTTGACATGCGCATTTTATATGCAGATCGACAGCGATCGCAAATAGAAGACTCTCTGGGTGCGGAGTGCGTGACATTCGATCGCTTACTGCAAGAGTCAGATTTTGTGACGATTCACGCTCCCTTGACTGAAGATACCGATCGTCTTTTTAGCCATTCGCAATTTCAGTGTATGAAGCGATCGGCAATTTTAATTAACACGGCACGGGGACAAATTGTAGATTCAGAGGCTTTGTATCAAGCACTGAAGGAGCGTCAAATTGCTGCCGCTGCTCTGGATGTCACCGATCCAGAACCCATTCCGCCTCAAAGCTTGTTGCTAACGTTGGACAACCTGATAATTACACCTCATATTGCTAGTGCCGGCCGTCCGACACGAGAAAAAATGGCAAGCATGGCGATCGCCAATCTCGTTGCTGGACTGAGGGGCGATCGTCTGCCACATTGCGTTAATCCTGAAGTGTACCAATAG